From Hermetia illucens chromosome 6, iHerIll2.2.curated.20191125, whole genome shotgun sequence, one genomic window encodes:
- the LOC119659846 gene encoding arrestin domain-containing protein 17-like, with amino-acid sequence MSSKCEVTFENNPDGVYYAGQTVAGEIKLTTAKPKTIRAIHITVIGFAEVRFTDDKDSDRHDATDKHKDLLGADEQYVFVRKYLQGERNGTSFSLPAGTYTYKFEADLPKTCPTSFNGEFGQIRYEAVLTIDRAWKYDNIFKEPFTVIHDIDLNSNLVYKAPIMMSDFRRLMGILCLRTPFLLTVNCPFTGYAPGQMLIAHIQVQNFTFSHCTAVKVKLQRMVKYTSTYPKVETKEVHSTVREGIYGSVPKFRRKHILATIPVLSVPPSTLGTCKCIDISYRLKVKVVVAGWHKGLKVKVPITVGTVPLHDTPSGDNVDAAVPVGDAAKTYKALECFFPQFDNSYDESSCIKNANYLPKYPYYEQKTITLPLLNRTRRR; translated from the exons CAATTCACATTACCGTAATCGGATTTGCGGAAGTACGGTTTACTGATGATAAGGACAGTGATCGCCACGATGCAACAGATAAACACAAAGATTTGTTGGGTGCAGACGAACAGTATGTATTCGTAAGGAAATATCTACAAGGCGAAAGGAATGGAACGTCATTCAGTTTACCTGCGGGGACCTACACATATAAATTCGAAGCAGATCTTCCGAAAACGTGTCCCACATCTTTCAATGGTGAATTTGGGCAGATACGCTATGAAGCTGTATTGACGATAGATCGAGCTtggaaatatgataatatatttaAGGAACCTTTCACTGTGATTCACGATATAGATTTAAATTCGAATCTTGTTTATAAG GCACCAATTATGATGTCAGACTTCAGACGTCTCATGGGTATTTTGTGTCTTCGAACTCCATTCCTTCTTACTGTCAACTGCCCTTTCACGGGGTATGCGCCGGGTCAGATGCTGATTGCCCACATTCAAGTCCAAAACTTCACCTTTTCTCATTGCACTGCGGTAAAAGTGAAACTGCAAAGAATGGTTAAATATACCAGTACATATCCAAAGGTGGAAACAAAGGAGGTGCATTCGACTGTTAGAGAAGGTATCTATGGATCGGTACCGAAATTTCGAAGAAAACATATCCTAGCCACAATTCCTGTATTATCTGTACCTCCTTCAACTCTTGGAACTTGCAAATGTATTGACATATCGTATCGGTTGAAGGTAAAGGTAGTGGTTGCCGGCTGGCATAAAGGATTGAAGGTAAAAGTACCAATAACGGTTGGGACTGTCCCTCTTCATGATACTCCATCCGGTGATAATGTGGATGCAGCTGTTCCAGTTGGTG ATGCAGCTAAGACTTACAAAGCCCTAGAGTGTTTCTTCCCCCAGTTCGATAATTCCTATGACGAGAGCAGTTGCATCAAAAATGCTAACTATTTACCTAAGTATCCTTATTATGAGCAGAAAACAATCACGTTGCCCCTTTTAAATAGAACAAGACGAAGATAA
- the LOC119659844 gene encoding arrestin domain-containing protein 17-like yields MSSKCVIKFDNNPEGIYESGELLTGAVELTTVKVKVIRGIHVTINGYAKVRWKQQAAQMRRRQKTQDIVTYCSNQQYLSSRTYVVGEPEGDTFDLPAGTYLYRFQIQLPSDLPSSFEGQYGNIRYEVVVRIDRPFKFDNIFTHPFTVITPLNLNSDPTYKKPEEQSVEKAFWCGLCGSNPLIAKVILPQKGYAPGQDIHFVLSIDNAASISCTDVIVTLEKNACYTSHYPATEKRYDNIKLFEKNLGPVPKTQQREFHDFITLPVIPPTLVNVCKVIQVTYRLNFDIRVSGCHRNVEVAVPIVVGTIPILSEDDRVIQSQPSAPKLDEDEISSRFNWPFVSPPSYEEAVRTGNRFVDEEADRHSIHKSYMPKYPVYYNCKTPSP; encoded by the exons ATGTCTTCAAAGTGCGTcataaaatttgataataatcCTGAAGGAATATATGAGTCGGGAGAGCTTTTAACTGGTGCAGTTGAACTAACCACTGTAAAAGTTAAAGTGATAAGAG GAATTCACGTAACAATCAACGGCTATGCAAAAGTACGTTGGAAGCAGCAAGCCGCACAGATGAGGCGAAGGCAGAAGACCCAAGACATAGTTACGTACTGCAGCAATCAGCAATATCTATCGTCTAGAACTTATGTAGTAGGGGAGCCAGAGGGTGATACTTTTGACCTGCCAGCAGGTACATACTTGTATCGTTTCCAAATTCAATTACCGTCAGATCTTCCAAGCTCCTTCGAAGGACAGTATGGAAATATTCGTTACGAAGTTGTTGTGCGCATTGATCGTCCCTTtaaatttgataatattttcACACATCCTTTCACTGTTATTACACCGTTGAACTTAAACTCGGATCCCACATATAAG AAACCAGAAGAGCAAAGCGTCGAGAAGGCGTTTTGGTGTGGACTGTGTGGGTCGAATCCGCTTATCGCCAAAGTAATCCTTCCGCAGAAAGGATATGCTCCTGGGCAGGACATTCATTTTGTACTCAGTATCGACAACGCAGCGTCTATAAGCTGTACGGATGTTATCGTTaccttagagaaaaatgcgtgctaCACTAGCCACTATCCAGCAACTGAGAAAAGATACGACAACATTAAACTTTTCGAGAAGAATCTTGGTCCAGTGCCGAAAACGCAGCAAAGAGAGTTTCATGACTTCATCACATTGCCAGTCATTCCTCCAACGTTAGTCAATGTCTGCAAGGTCATCCAAGTGACTTATCGTTTGAACTTCGACATTCGAGTATCAGGATGTCATCGAAATGTGGAAGTGGCTGTACCTATTGTTGTCGGCACGATTCCAATACTGAGCGAAGATGACAGAGTCATTCAGTCACAACCGTCAGCTCCTAAATTGGATGAAGACGAAATCAGTTCGCGTTTTAATTGGCCTTTTG TTTCACCACCTTCATACGAGGAAGCTGTCCGGACAGGCAACCGATTTGTTGACGAGGAGGCGGACAGGCATTCCATTCACAAGTCTTATATGCCGAAATATCCGGTGTACTATAACTGTAAAACGCCTTCCCCATAA
- the LOC119659504 gene encoding carbonic anhydrase 2-like, which translates to MPTLPDFVFLVLIYFAGSAYCQFGYSTAEQKRWAVDFPQCGGSSQSPIEIYTGSVIPAFIPRLKLYGYDWPLPFPVILKNDGKTADVSSLNTDVTRYPHLAFLNSLYRFVGFHFHWGKNQKGSEHVVNGKSYPVELHIVHRNVKYSESQALNFQDGLLVLGIFFEVSSVDNPNLYSVTNYLRYIRAENATTTISTHCSLGGLLGSLNINKFYTYQGSLTTPPCSETVTWIVFANILNISHRQLNEFRQLIGTDGKIIRNYRHLQPLNGRPVYVRSGSKWRG; encoded by the exons ATGCCCACATTACCAGATTTTGTGTTTTTAGTGCTCATTTACTTTGCAG GTTCAGCATATTGTCAATTTGGCTATTCAACGGCGGAACAAAAACGATGGGCAGTAGACTTTCCGCAGTGTGGTGGATCATCGCAGTCTCCAATAGAAATATATACAGGAAGT GTCATACCAGCATTCATTCCACGCTTAAAACTATATGGATATGATTGGCCGTTGCCGTTTCcagtaattttgaaaaatgacgGTAAAACAG CGGATGTATCTTCACTAAATACAGATGTCACCAGATATCCACATCTAGCATTTCTGAATTCCCTTTATCGGTTTGTGGGATTTCATTTCCATTGGGGTAAAAATCAAAAAGGTTCAGAACATGTAGTAAACGGCAAAAGCTACCCCGTGGAACTGCATATCGTGCACAGAAACGTAAAATACAGTGAATCCCAAGCGCTCAATTTTCAGGATGGGCTACTTGTGTTAGGGATTTTCTTTGAG GTTTCTTCTGTTGACAACCCAAATTTGTACTCAGTGACCAATTATCTACGTTACATCCGTGCCGAAAACGCAACAACAACCATTAGTACACACTGTTCCTTAGGCGGTCTTCTGGGGTCTCTCAatatcaataaattttacaCCTATCAAG GTTCACTAACAACACCACCGTGCAGCGAGACCGTCACTTGGATAGTATTCGCTAATATTCTGAATATCTCTCATCGGCAACTAAATGAATTTCGTCAATTAATTGGAACAGATGGCAAAATAATTCGGAACTACCGTCATCTCCAACCACTGAATGGACGTCCTGTCTATGTTCGATCCGGTTCTAAATGGCGCGGATAG